A window of the Psychrobium sp. MM17-31 genome harbors these coding sequences:
- the hslV gene encoding ATP-dependent protease subunit HslV, whose translation MTTIVSVRREGKVVIAGDGQVSLGNTVMKGNARKVRRLYNNKVLAGFAGGTADAFTLFERFEAKLEMHQGHLTKAAVELAKDWRSDRGLRKLEALLAVADHTASLIITGNGDVIQPENDLIAIGSGGPFAQAAATALLENTELNAQDIATRALTIAGDICVFTNGNQTVETLEIEADKA comes from the coding sequence ATGACTACGATAGTATCTGTACGCCGTGAAGGCAAAGTTGTCATCGCCGGTGATGGCCAAGTATCACTGGGTAACACAGTAATGAAAGGCAACGCGCGTAAAGTGCGCCGTTTGTACAACAACAAAGTATTGGCAGGATTTGCTGGCGGCACCGCCGATGCCTTTACCTTGTTTGAACGTTTTGAAGCCAAATTAGAAATGCACCAAGGTCACCTAACTAAAGCAGCGGTTGAGCTTGCCAAAGACTGGCGTAGCGATCGCGGTTTGCGCAAGCTAGAAGCGCTATTAGCGGTAGCTGATCACACAGCATCTTTAATTATCACGGGTAACGGTGATGTTATTCAGCCAGAAAACGATTTAATCGCAATCGGCTCAGGTGGTCCATTTGCTCAAGCTGCAGCGACAGCGCTATTAGAAAATACCGAGCTAAACGCGCAAGACATCGCAACGCGCGCACTCACTATCGCTGGTGACATCTGTGTATTCACCAACGGTAACCAAACAGTTGAAACCCTAGAAATAGAAGCAGATAAGGCGTAG
- the hslU gene encoding HslU--HslV peptidase ATPase subunit: protein MTQMTPREIVSELDAHIIGQSDAKRAVSIALRNRWRRMQLNDDLRQEVTPKNILMIGPTGVGKTEIARRLAKLANAPFIKVEATKFTEVGYVGKEVDQIIRDLADVALNITREEQMKKVRFAAEEAAEERILDALLPPARGGFEEEKPTDSGTRQVFRKKLREGKLDDKEIEIEVAAPQVGVEIMAPPGMEEMTNQLQGMFQNLGSTPAKKRKMKIKDAFKAVQEEEAAKLVNQDDLKEQAVEMAEQHGIVFIDEIDKICKRGEASGPDVSREGVQRDLLPLIEGCTVSTKHGMVKTDHILFITSGAFQVAKPSDLIPELQGRLPIRVELSALSTEDFVRILTEPNASLTEQHKALLATEGVDVEFTECGIQRIAESAWQVNERTENIGARRLHTVLERLMEELSFHASDRTGESVKIDAAYVDKYLGDLVQNEDLSQFIL, encoded by the coding sequence ATGACACAAATGACACCAAGAGAAATTGTTTCTGAGTTAGACGCTCACATCATCGGTCAAAGCGATGCCAAACGCGCCGTTTCTATTGCCCTACGTAACCGCTGGCGTCGTATGCAACTAAACGACGATTTACGCCAAGAAGTTACCCCGAAGAACATCTTAATGATCGGTCCAACGGGTGTTGGTAAAACCGAAATTGCTCGTCGTTTAGCTAAACTAGCGAACGCGCCTTTTATCAAGGTTGAAGCGACTAAATTCACCGAAGTGGGTTACGTTGGTAAAGAAGTTGACCAAATCATTCGCGATTTAGCAGACGTTGCCCTAAACATCACGCGCGAAGAGCAAATGAAGAAAGTACGCTTCGCCGCTGAAGAAGCAGCGGAAGAGCGTATTTTAGATGCTTTACTACCACCAGCACGCGGCGGGTTTGAAGAAGAAAAACCAACTGATAGCGGTACGCGTCAAGTATTTCGTAAGAAACTGCGCGAAGGTAAATTAGACGATAAAGAAATCGAAATTGAAGTTGCAGCACCACAAGTTGGCGTTGAAATCATGGCTCCTCCAGGCATGGAAGAAATGACTAACCAACTTCAAGGCATGTTCCAAAACCTTGGCAGCACGCCAGCTAAAAAGCGCAAGATGAAAATCAAAGACGCGTTCAAAGCAGTGCAAGAAGAAGAAGCGGCTAAGCTTGTAAATCAAGACGATTTAAAAGAGCAAGCAGTAGAAATGGCCGAGCAACACGGCATCGTGTTCATCGACGAAATCGACAAGATTTGTAAACGCGGCGAAGCCTCTGGCCCAGACGTATCTCGCGAAGGTGTTCAACGCGATTTACTACCATTAATCGAAGGTTGTACCGTTTCAACTAAGCACGGCATGGTAAAAACCGACCACATCTTATTTATTACTTCAGGTGCTTTCCAAGTGGCTAAGCCGTCTGATTTAATTCCTGAGCTACAAGGTCGTTTACCAATTCGCGTTGAGTTAAGCGCGCTATCGACTGAAGATTTTGTACGTATTCTTACCGAGCCAAATGCTTCGCTAACCGAACAGCACAAAGCATTGTTAGCTACTGAAGGTGTAGATGTTGAGTTCACCGAGTGTGGTATCCAACGCATCGCCGAGTCGGCGTGGCAAGTGAATGAGCGTACCGAGAACATCGGTGCCCGTCGTCTGCACACCGTACTTGAACGCTTAATGGAAGAGTTATCGTTCCACGCTTCAGATCGCACTGGCGAGTCAGTGAAAATTGATGCAGCATACGTTGATAAGTACCTAGGTGACCTAGTACAAAACGAAGATTTAAGTCAGTTTATTCTTTAA
- a CDS encoding alpha/beta fold hydrolase: protein MITQTSHFLDFDDHSIHLREISPEQPSDLPPVLMLHGAIEDGRIFYSKSGKGLACALARAGHSVYVIDSRGRGQSTPPIGKDNNHGQFEMIAHTLPECHRWVLARHASHSKIHWMAHSWGGVVMCSALIRFPELTESVESQVFFGTKRTIKQWSFERLFKVEFLWKRFGPWLAKKKGFFPFKQWKMGSDNETYLSISEGQLWVRDVAWVDPRDNFDYGSNAKSVNWPRTWFIAALKDPVLGHPKDVRRFSDEMGHGKHTILSKANGNALDYDHINMLTHPKAVDDYFSDVINFIRAQQAA from the coding sequence ATGATTACTCAAACATCCCACTTTCTCGATTTTGACGACCATTCCATCCACCTTCGTGAAATATCGCCTGAGCAACCTAGCGATTTACCACCGGTGTTAATGCTACATGGGGCAATTGAAGACGGCCGAATTTTCTATTCAAAATCAGGTAAGGGATTGGCTTGTGCCTTGGCGCGTGCTGGTCATAGTGTGTACGTGATTGACTCCCGTGGTCGCGGTCAAAGCACGCCGCCGATTGGCAAAGATAATAATCACGGCCAATTTGAAATGATTGCTCACACGCTACCTGAATGCCATCGTTGGGTGCTTGCGCGTCATGCTAGCCATTCAAAAATTCACTGGATGGCGCACTCGTGGGGTGGGGTAGTGATGTGTTCCGCGTTAATTCGCTTTCCTGAGCTGACCGAAAGTGTCGAATCTCAGGTGTTTTTTGGCACCAAACGCACCATCAAACAATGGAGCTTTGAGCGTTTGTTTAAAGTGGAATTTCTGTGGAAGCGTTTTGGTCCATGGTTGGCTAAGAAAAAAGGCTTTTTCCCGTTCAAGCAGTGGAAAATGGGCAGCGACAACGAAACTTATTTGTCGATTAGCGAGGGTCAACTGTGGGTGCGCGATGTGGCTTGGGTCGATCCGCGCGATAACTTTGATTATGGCAGTAACGCTAAGTCGGTTAACTGGCCACGCACGTGGTTTATCGCCGCGCTAAAAGATCCTGTACTTGGTCATCCCAAAGACGTTAGGCGTTTTAGCGATGAAATGGGGCATGGCAAGCACACCATTTTGAGTAAAGCCAACGGCAATGCGTTGGATTATGATCATATTAATATGCTGACGCATCCTAAAGCGGTGGATGACTATTTCAGTGACGTCATTAATTTTATTCGAGCTCAGCAGGCCGCTTAA
- a CDS encoding peptidylprolyl isomerase, with product MKLELISLCDYREDVEYLKAFFTTNHGAFSAILLPQQCPTTTWNFVNLAEGRQQNPHRDGPFYDGLTFHRLIKGFALMGGCPHGTGMGNAGYRFGDDFHPELSHWEIGYLSMGNSGPNSNSCQFFITLGAAEHLDNSHNIFGKVTEGLETLEKIAQLATDYNDRPIEPIIIESIVIKRPAELE from the coding sequence GTGAAACTCGAATTAATTTCTCTTTGTGACTATCGCGAAGATGTGGAATATCTCAAGGCATTCTTTACCACCAATCATGGTGCCTTTAGTGCAATATTATTACCACAGCAATGTCCAACTACCACATGGAATTTTGTTAATTTAGCAGAAGGCCGCCAGCAAAACCCACATCGCGATGGGCCGTTTTACGACGGGCTAACCTTTCATCGATTGATTAAAGGTTTTGCACTAATGGGTGGTTGTCCGCACGGAACAGGTATGGGAAATGCGGGTTATCGCTTTGGCGACGATTTTCACCCCGAATTGTCTCATTGGGAAATAGGATATTTATCGATGGGCAACAGCGGTCCAAACTCCAACAGTTGCCAGTTTTTTATTACCTTGGGCGCGGCAGAGCACCTAGACAACAGCCACAATATTTTTGGTAAGGTGACTGAAGGATTAGAAACCCTCGAAAAAATAGCCCAATTAGCAACCGATTATAACGACAGACCCATTGAGCCAATTATTATCGAATCTATTGTTATTAAGCGGCCTGCTGAGCTCGAATAA